From the genome of Longimicrobiaceae bacterium:
GTGCGTGGGCGGCGGCGACCTCCTCCACGTTCTCCACGTGCGCACCGCGCGGGCCGTGGCCGAGCATCCGGACCATCTCGTGGAACGCCGCATCGTCGCCGCGGAGGTGGACCTCCACCGAGCCGTCCGGCAGGTTGCGGACGCTGCCCTCCAGGCCGAGGCGGGTGGCCTGGGAGCGGGTCCACCAGCGGAACCCCACTCCCTGCACCCGGCCCCGAACCCGGAAGGCCGCCTCCTTCACCGCGCCCTAGAAGTTCTCGCGGTGGCTCGGCTCGCGGTGCGGCATCGCCCCGCCCTGCGACGTGCCCGCCGAAGACGACGCGCCGCCGTACGCTTGCTGGGACGAGGAGCCGCCCGTGGAGCCGCCCTGCGAGCTTCCGCCGAACGACGAGCGCGACGAGCCGCCGCCGCCCAGCTGCTTCTCCAGCGAACCCAGCAGCGACTGAAGGAACCCGCCGCCCTGGCCGCCTGCCTGCTGCCCGATGAGCATGCGCGCCTCCTGTGCCACGGCGGCGCTCAGACCGCCCATCACGGCGCCCTTGAGTTGGCTCTTGGCCTGCGACACCGCGCCGATGCGCTGGCCCGGGTTGTCGCTGCCCGCGAGCAGGAAGCCCACGCCGAACGCGATGCCCAGCGCCGGAAGCGGGTTCTCGCGCACCTTGTTCAGTACGCCGTGCTCCTCCAGCATGCCCTCGGCGCTGGTCATGGCGCCGCTCAGCCGCTGGCGCGCCTGCCCCGCCAGCTCCGGCGCCCGCTCGCGCGCCTGGCCCACCAGGCCCTGCACACGCTCGCCGACCTGCCCGGCCAGCTCGCCGGCGCGCTCTCGCACCTGCCCCGCCAGCTCACCCGCGCGGTCGCGAGCCTGTCCTGCCAGCTCGCCGGCCCTGTCGCGCGCCTGGCCCGCCATGTCGCCCGCCTGGCCGCCCAGGTTGGAGGCGCCGTCCTTCACGCCGTCGGCCAGGCCGCCCAGCCGGTTCATCGCCTTCTCCTTGAGGCCCTGCGCCTCGTCGGCGTCGGCGAAGCCCAGCGCACCGTACTCGCCCGCCGTGGAGCCCGAGACGCTGCCGGCGCC
Proteins encoded in this window:
- a CDS encoding acylphosphatase; this encodes MKEAAFRVRGRVQGVGFRWWTRSQATRLGLEGSVRNLPDGSVEVHLRGDDAAFHEMVRMLGHGPRGAHVENVEEVAAAHAPQASGFSILRG